From the Anoplopoma fimbria isolate UVic2021 breed Golden Eagle Sablefish chromosome 14, Afim_UVic_2022, whole genome shotgun sequence genome, one window contains:
- the lhx5 gene encoding LIM/homeobox protein Lhx5, with the protein MMVHCAGCERPILDRFLLNVLDRAWHAKCVQCCECNCNLTEKCFSRDGKLYCKMDFFRRFGTKCAGCLQGISPNDLVRKARSKVFHLNCFTCMVCNKQLSTGEELYVIDENKFVCKEDFSSSGAIKEVNLNSVSSCTDRSLSPDLQDPIQDDIKETDNSTSSDKETNNIENEEQNSGTKRRGPRTTIKAKQLETLKAAFVATPKPTRHIREQLAQETGLNMRVIQVWFQNRRSKERRMKQLSALGARRHAFFRGPRRMRPLGGRLEDPDILGPGAYGYYGEYQGDYYGPGTNYDFFPHGPPSSQAQSPADSPYILSSGPGAMEGSGHHPSDDQRFTDMISHAETPSPEPGLPGSLQPVPGEAYGGGPSPPFSLASNSSYSAPMSHQGPEMGETTAW; encoded by the exons ATGATGGTCCACTGCGCCGGCTGCGAGCGGCCCATCCTGGACCGGTTCCTCCTCAACGTGCTGGACCGAGCCTGGCACGCCAAGTGCGTCCAGTGCTGCGAGTGCAACTGCAACCTCACCGAGAAGTGCTTCTCCAGGGACGGGAAGCTCTACTGCAAGATGGACTTCTTCAG GCGGTTCGGGACGAAGTGTGCCGGCTGTCTGCAGGGCATCTCTCCCAACGACCTGGTGCGTAAAGCCCGCAGCAAGGTGTTCCACCTGAACTGCTTCACCTGCATGGTGTGCAACAAGCAGCTGTCCACGGGAGAGGAGCTCTACGTCATCGACGAGAACAAGTTCGTGTGCAAAGAAGATTTCTCCAGCTCCGGGGCCATTAAGGAAGTCAACTTGAACTCAG TGTCGTCGTGTACAGATAGGAGTTTATCTCCGGATCTGCAGGACCCAATACAGGACGACATAAAAGAGACGGACAATTCCACCTCCTCAGATAAGGAAACGAACAATATAGAGAACGAGGAGCAGAACTCTGGGACCAAGCGACGCGGGCCCCGGACCACCATCAAGGCCAAACAGCTCGAGACGCTGAAGGCCGCGTTCGTAGCCACGCCGAAGCCCACCAGACACATCCGAGAACAGCTGGCCCAGGAGACCGGCCTGAACATGAGGGTGATCCAG GTTTGGTTCCAGAACAGAAGATCCAAAGAGCGACGGATGAAGCAGCTGAGTGCTCTGGGGGCCCGGCGGCACGCCTTCTTCAGGGGCCCGAGGAGGATGAGGCCTCTGGGGGGCAGGCTGGAGGATCCGGACATTTTAGGACCTGGAGCCTACGGCTACTACGGAG AATACCAGGGCGACTACTACGGTCCGGGTACTAACTACGACTTCTTCCCCCACGGCCCCCCGTCCTCGCAGGCCCAGTCTCCGGCCGACTCCCCCTACATCCTGAGCTCCGGACCTGGGGCCATGGAGGGCTCGGGCCACCACCCGTCAGACGACCAAAGGTTCACGGACATGATCTCCCACGCGGAAACCCCGAGTCCGGAGCCGGGCTTACCGGGCTCCCTGCAGCCCGTCCCGGGGGAGGCGTACGGCGGCGGACCGAGTCCTCCGTTCTCCTTGGCGAGTAACTCCAGCTACAGCGCTCCGATGTCCCACCAAGGCCCGGAGATGGGGGAGACCACGGCCTGGTGA